From the Leptolyngbya sp. O-77 genome, one window contains:
- a CDS encoding GNAT family N-acetyltransferase yields MPPETRSNLELTSPLELPIRKTLPNGAIAELDTLRPEETEAVRALLNYFVTSSGTEGLTYPHAQPLSPSEFAAYWLSRDAFVVRAVGDAPPPASQDTSPKEMLVEAISQEMSLKDPLPQNLSLDKTSTETLPNRALPTTPARGEILGAFYLKPNFPGWCSHICNAGFIVQPAMRGQGIGRWMAETMLAIAPTQGYTAVMFNLVFATNEPSLNLWRSLDFSMIGRIPQAARLPNGASVDAIMLYREL; encoded by the coding sequence ATGCCGCCTGAAACCCGATCTAACCTGGAACTTACTTCACCCCTTGAGCTGCCAATTCGCAAAACCTTGCCCAATGGGGCGATCGCCGAACTGGATACCCTGCGCCCAGAAGAAACCGAAGCCGTGCGGGCGCTGCTGAACTATTTCGTGACCTCATCAGGAACCGAAGGATTAACTTATCCCCATGCTCAGCCGCTCTCTCCGTCAGAGTTTGCGGCCTATTGGCTGAGCCGGGATGCCTTTGTGGTGCGGGCTGTGGGGGATGCACCGCCGCCTGCATCTCAGGATACATCACCCAAAGAGATGTTAGTCGAAGCGATATCGCAAGAAATGTCGCTCAAAGACCCGTTGCCACAGAATCTATCGTTAGACAAGACCTCAACCGAGACTTTACCAAACCGCGCATTGCCTACTACGCCTGCGCGAGGGGAAATCTTGGGAGCCTTTTACCTAAAGCCCAACTTTCCCGGCTGGTGCAGTCATATCTGCAATGCTGGCTTCATTGTACAACCTGCCATGCGAGGACAGGGGATCGGCCGCTGGATGGCAGAAACCATGCTGGCGATCGCCCCCACCCAGGGCTACACCGCCGTCATGTTCAACCTGGTGTTTGCCACCAACGAGCCATCACTCAACCTGTGGCGATCGCTCGACTTTTCCATGATTGGTCGCATCCCTCAGGCCGCACGGCTACCCAATGGAGCAAGCGTTGATGCGATTATGCTTTATCGAGAGCTATAA
- a CDS encoding M48 family metalloprotease, with translation MNQFKTLALLALLSGLIVLAGYLLVGNETGLYYGLAFAALSSFGSWYYSDQAALAAFQAKPTPREDAPELYDRIEKLCDRAEIPMPSVYIVPSESPNAFATGRDPNHAAIALTEGLIKLLPPDELDAVIAHELTHVRNRDTLTQAVAGTLAGSLTYLGRILTLGALYFPVSRAGRRGNNPIAILFLLIVGPLAAGLIQMAISRTREFAADAGAAEITGNPLALVRALEALEATGQKVPIHGNPAFAPLFIVNPLSREGLMTLFMTHPPVEERIKRLKEMAAQAASSETNPPTALSPSV, from the coding sequence ATGAATCAGTTCAAAACTTTGGCGCTGCTGGCGCTGCTCAGCGGCTTGATTGTGCTGGCGGGCTATCTGCTGGTGGGCAACGAGACGGGCCTTTACTACGGGCTGGCGTTTGCGGCGCTGAGCAGCTTTGGCTCCTGGTACTATTCTGACCAGGCGGCACTGGCGGCATTTCAAGCGAAGCCTACGCCACGAGAAGACGCGCCAGAGCTATACGACCGCATTGAAAAACTGTGCGATCGCGCTGAAATCCCCATGCCTTCGGTTTACATCGTACCGTCGGAATCCCCCAATGCCTTCGCCACCGGGCGCGACCCCAACCACGCGGCGATCGCCCTCACCGAAGGCCTCATCAAGCTGCTGCCCCCAGACGAACTGGATGCCGTGATCGCCCACGAACTCACCCACGTCCGCAACCGCGACACGCTGACGCAGGCTGTAGCAGGCACTCTGGCTGGTTCGCTCACCTACCTGGGGCGCATTCTGACGCTGGGCGCATTGTATTTTCCGGTGTCGCGGGCAGGGCGACGCGGCAATAATCCCATTGCGATCTTGTTTCTGCTGATCGTTGGGCCGCTGGCGGCAGGGCTGATTCAAATGGCGATTTCTCGCACGCGGGAGTTTGCTGCCGATGCTGGAGCCGCCGAGATTACGGGCAACCCGCTAGCGCTGGTTCGTGCGCTGGAAGCTCTGGAGGCAACGGGTCAAAAAGTGCCGATTCACGGCAATCCTGCCTTTGCGCCGCTGTTTATTGTGAATCCCTTGTCGCGGGAAGGGCTGATGACGCTGTTTATGACACACCCACCCGTGGAGGAACGGATTAAGCGGCTGAAGGAAATGGCCGCACAAGCCGCGAGTTCAGAGACGAATCCGCCGACCGCGTTGAGTCCGTCGGTGTAG
- a CDS encoding DUF5942 domain-containing protein has product MGRTWWGQIWWVGLFLAGLILALSQVPGLGSRGEYESIVLDFRDDLAAAEVEQQLGAIAQQFSITPRLNSAFSQAEQVYILPGDKQTLQALRRSDLRRYTESIDPNYIYRTLDVPNDPDYPKQWNLQAIQMESAWNESKGAGMTIAVIDTGIAPVPDLQQTKFVPGYDFVNDREEAIDDNGHGTHVAGTIAQSTNNNLGVAGIAYEASLMPLKVLSAEGGGTVTDIAEAIRFAADHGADVINLSLGGGGDASVMRDAIDYAHSKGVVIVAAAGNANTNAAGFPARYGNVIAVSAVDATGAKAPYSNFGAGVDIAAPGGAFEGENDAGGILQQTIDPETGEPAFRAFQGTSMAAPHVAAVAALVKSVGVTEPEAIAQILKSSARQVTEDPLNHFGAGRLDANAAVRLAQQENLDVKDFLRWLRDNGYLNLRFWFDGGAVAFLPKLGMVLGSYLLAWLLRRYVPVLSLSLGLGLVAGSSGFFPFRGFYIYDLPQYPFRLLGSSIPELGGAVSGSAALNPLFASVLIPFGLVALLLGHSWGKWVAIGATLGVSACLGISAVVDPQVAGLGAGAIARGFLALNALLCFGLATLAAKAAARV; this is encoded by the coding sequence ATGGGGCGGACATGGTGGGGGCAGATATGGTGGGTTGGACTGTTTTTGGCGGGGCTGATTTTGGCGCTGAGCCAGGTGCCGGGGCTGGGCAGCCGGGGCGAGTACGAGTCCATCGTGCTGGATTTTCGAGATGATCTGGCGGCGGCAGAGGTAGAGCAGCAGCTAGGGGCGATCGCCCAACAGTTCAGCATCACGCCCCGTCTCAACAGCGCCTTCTCCCAAGCCGAGCAGGTCTACATTTTGCCGGGAGACAAACAGACGCTGCAGGCGCTGCGCCGCTCCGATCTGCGCCGCTACACCGAATCCATCGACCCCAACTATATTTACCGCACGCTCGACGTGCCCAACGACCCGGACTATCCCAAACAGTGGAATCTCCAGGCGATTCAGATGGAGTCAGCCTGGAACGAGAGCAAAGGCGCAGGCATGACCATTGCCGTGATCGACACGGGCATCGCGCCGGTGCCCGATTTGCAGCAGACGAAATTCGTCCCTGGCTACGACTTTGTGAACGACCGAGAAGAGGCGATCGACGACAACGGCCACGGCACCCACGTTGCCGGAACGATCGCCCAATCGACCAACAACAACCTCGGTGTGGCGGGCATTGCCTACGAAGCCAGCCTGATGCCGCTGAAGGTGCTGAGCGCTGAGGGTGGCGGCACTGTCACCGATATTGCCGAGGCGATTCGCTTTGCGGCCGACCACGGAGCCGACGTAATTAACCTCAGCTTGGGCGGCGGCGGCGATGCGAGCGTGATGCGCGATGCCATCGACTATGCCCACAGCAAAGGCGTGGTGATTGTGGCCGCAGCGGGCAACGCCAATACGAATGCTGCCGGATTTCCAGCCCGCTATGGCAACGTGATTGCCGTGTCGGCCGTGGATGCCACCGGAGCGAAAGCACCCTATTCTAACTTTGGCGCGGGCGTGGACATTGCCGCACCGGGCGGCGCGTTTGAGGGCGAAAACGACGCAGGCGGCATCTTGCAGCAGACCATCGATCCGGAGACGGGCGAACCCGCGTTTCGAGCCTTCCAGGGAACCAGCATGGCCGCGCCCCACGTTGCCGCTGTTGCTGCGCTGGTGAAGTCGGTCGGCGTGACAGAGCCAGAGGCGATCGCCCAAATCCTCAAATCCTCCGCCCGCCAGGTCACAGAAGACCCGCTCAACCACTTCGGCGCAGGGCGGCTCGATGCCAACGCCGCCGTCCGCCTGGCCCAGCAAGAAAACCTGGACGTGAAGGACTTCCTGCGCTGGCTGCGCGACAACGGCTATCTCAACCTACGCTTCTGGTTTGACGGCGGCGCGGTGGCTTTCCTACCCAAGCTGGGTATGGTGCTGGGGTCCTATCTGCTGGCGTGGCTGCTGCGGCGCTATGTGCCCGTGCTGAGTTTGTCGCTGGGGCTGGGGCTGGTGGCGGGCAGCAGCGGCTTTTTCCCCTTCCGGGGCTTTTATATTTACGATCTGCCGCAATATCCCTTCCGCCTCCTGGGTAGCTCGATTCCCGAACTGGGCGGCGCGGTATCTGGCAGCGCAGCACTGAACCCCCTATTCGCCAGTGTGCTGATTCCGTTTGGGCTGGTGGCGCTGCTGCTGGGGCATTCCTGGGGCAAGTGGGTGGCCATCGGCGCAACGCTGGGCGTGTCGGCCTGTTTGGGCATTAGCGCGGTGGTCGATCCGCAGGTGGCGGGGCTGGGGGCAGGGGCGATCGCCCGTGGTTTCCTGGCTCTAAATGCGCTGCTCTGCTTTGGTCTGGCAACGCTAGCCGCCAAAGCCGCCGCCCGCGTCTAG
- a CDS encoding phycobiliprotein lyase produces the protein MTFQTSLTTTTGDSQIAEFFQQSAGEWRSERRYYTLPDGETKEMVSQIQVRFLSQGCDELRHLARLHELEDDTCLTCGTEVLWNSAEAVSGRTQSKGSTLFGAMGNLLYRDRGFATTKPVTALYYFTNPQTLCLRTEYKGSSFEEEIKLIGQLYRTRQTIITREGEQQMIGQYLEKRIV, from the coding sequence GTGACGTTTCAGACTTCTTTGACCACGACCACGGGCGATTCCCAAATTGCCGAGTTCTTCCAGCAATCCGCGGGCGAATGGCGCTCCGAGCGGCGCTACTACACCCTGCCCGACGGCGAAACCAAAGAAATGGTCAGCCAGATTCAAGTCCGTTTTTTGAGCCAGGGCTGCGACGAACTGCGCCACCTCGCCCGCCTGCACGAGCTAGAAGACGACACCTGCCTCACCTGCGGCACCGAAGTTCTGTGGAACAGCGCCGAAGCCGTGTCAGGACGCACCCAGTCCAAAGGCTCCACACTCTTTGGCGCAATGGGAAATCTGCTGTATCGCGATCGCGGCTTTGCCACTACCAAGCCCGTCACCGCGCTCTACTACTTCACCAATCCCCAAACCCTCTGCCTCCGCACCGAATACAAAGGCTCTTCTTTCGAGGAAGAAATTAAGCTGATCGGGCAACTCTATCGCACCCGCCAAACCATCATCACCCGCGAAGGTGAACAGCAGATGATTGGGCAATACCTGGAGAAGCGGATTGTCTAA
- the uvrB gene encoding excinuclease ABC subunit UvrB — protein MSSFNIQAPFEPKGDQPRAIAQLTDYIQQGHRYQTLLGATGTGKTHSIARVIQNVGKPTLVLAHNKTLAAQLCNELREFFPDNAVEYFISYYDYYQPEAYIPVTDTYIAKTASINEEIDMLRHSATRSLFERKDVIVVASISCIYGLGIPAEYLNASVRFAVGMETDQRQILRDLSTVQYERNDLDVGRGRFRVKGDVLEIGPAYEDRIIRIEFFGDEIDAIRYIDPITGATLQSMESVNIYPAKHFVTPEDRLEAACIAIQDELKERLAELESENKLLEAQRLEQRTRYDLEMLREVGYCNGVENYARHLAGRPAGSPPECLLDYFPKDWLLVIDESHVTLPQLKGMYNGDRARKTVLIEHGFRLPSAADNRPLKDEEFWQKVNQCIFVSATPGDWELQVSDGVFETIGEGKDASSVYVRGTGRVVEQVIRPTGVLDPEIFVRPTEGQIDDLLGEVRDRVEKGERTLVTTLTKRMAEDLTEYLQERGIRVRYLHSEINSIERIEILQDLRQGAFDALIGVNLLREGLDLPEVSLVAILDADKEGFLRAERSLIQTIGRAARHVRGQAILYADNLTDSMAKAIEETERRRQIQMEYNEKHGITPQPIVRRQNNAILQFLEVSRRVSAHELEEIIDQSDELPLENIPDLIVKLEAEMKEAAKKLEFEEAAKMRDKIKQLRDRLTGRR, from the coding sequence ATGTCATCGTTTAACATTCAGGCACCGTTTGAGCCGAAGGGCGACCAACCAAGGGCGATCGCCCAACTGACGGACTACATCCAGCAGGGACACCGCTATCAGACGCTGCTGGGCGCAACGGGCACGGGCAAAACCCACAGCATCGCCCGCGTGATTCAAAACGTGGGCAAGCCGACGCTGGTGCTGGCGCACAACAAAACGCTGGCGGCGCAGTTGTGCAATGAGCTGCGAGAGTTTTTTCCCGACAATGCGGTGGAATATTTCATTAGCTATTACGACTATTACCAGCCGGAAGCCTACATTCCGGTGACAGATACCTACATTGCCAAAACGGCATCGATCAACGAAGAAATCGATATGCTGCGCCACTCTGCGACGCGATCGCTGTTTGAGCGCAAAGACGTGATCGTAGTGGCCTCCATTAGCTGTATTTACGGATTGGGAATTCCGGCAGAGTATTTGAACGCATCGGTTCGCTTTGCCGTGGGCATGGAGACGGATCAGCGGCAGATCTTGCGCGATCTCTCCACCGTGCAGTATGAGCGCAATGATCTGGACGTGGGACGTGGCCGCTTCCGGGTCAAAGGTGATGTGCTGGAAATTGGCCCGGCCTATGAAGATCGCATCATTCGGATTGAGTTTTTTGGTGACGAAATCGATGCGATTCGCTATATCGACCCGATCACGGGTGCGACGCTGCAAAGCATGGAATCGGTGAACATTTACCCTGCCAAACACTTTGTCACGCCGGAGGATCGGCTAGAGGCGGCCTGCATCGCCATTCAGGATGAACTCAAAGAACGGCTGGCGGAATTGGAAAGCGAAAATAAGTTATTGGAAGCCCAGCGGCTAGAGCAGCGCACCCGCTATGACCTGGAAATGCTGCGGGAAGTGGGCTATTGCAACGGCGTGGAAAACTATGCGCGGCACTTGGCAGGTCGCCCGGCCGGGTCGCCGCCGGAGTGTTTGCTCGACTATTTCCCCAAGGACTGGCTGCTGGTGATTGACGAATCGCACGTTACGCTGCCGCAGTTGAAGGGCATGTATAACGGCGATCGCGCTCGCAAAACCGTTCTGATCGAACACGGGTTTCGTCTGCCCAGCGCTGCCGACAACCGCCCCCTCAAGGACGAAGAATTCTGGCAAAAAGTGAATCAGTGCATTTTCGTATCAGCCACACCGGGCGACTGGGAGTTGCAGGTATCGGATGGCGTATTTGAAACGATTGGTGAAGGGAAGGATGCATCGAGCGTATATGTTCGAGGAACCGGGCGCGTGGTGGAGCAGGTGATCCGCCCGACGGGTGTGCTTGACCCAGAAATCTTCGTGCGGCCGACGGAGGGGCAGATCGATGACCTGCTGGGCGAAGTGCGCGATCGCGTGGAAAAAGGCGAGCGCACGCTGGTCACGACGCTGACCAAACGCATGGCCGAAGACCTGACTGAGTATTTGCAAGAGCGTGGTATTCGGGTGCGCTATTTGCATTCCGAAATCAATTCCATCGAGCGGATCGAAATCCTGCAAGATTTGCGTCAGGGTGCATTCGATGCGCTGATTGGTGTGAACCTGCTGCGGGAAGGATTGGACTTGCCAGAAGTGTCGCTGGTGGCGATTTTGGACGCAGATAAGGAAGGATTTTTGCGGGCAGAGCGATCGCTCATTCAGACCATCGGCCGGGCAGCGCGACACGTCCGGGGTCAGGCCATTCTCTACGCCGACAATCTGACGGACAGCATGGCAAAGGCAATCGAAGAAACCGAGCGCCGCCGCCAGATCCAGATGGAATACAACGAAAAGCATGGCATTACGCCCCAGCCGATTGTGCGCCGCCAGAATAACGCGATTCTGCAATTTCTGGAAGTGTCGCGCCGCGTCAGCGCCCATGAGCTAGAGGAGATCATTGACCAGTCGGACGAGCTGCCGCTAGAAAACATTCCTGATCTGATCGTGAAGCTAGAAGCCGAAATGAAAGAAGCGGCCAAAAAGCTAGAGTTTGAAGAAGCGGCCAAAATGCGCGACAAGATCAAACAATTGCGCGATCGCCTCACGGGTCGCCGTTAG
- a CDS encoding DEAD/DEAH box helicase, producing MLEPSLQTSQPQSCQLNPLQVYEFIRSTAWRLQDSGFGVVLPPSLSQEQGWANRLGLSVRAEAPKGGASMGLKSLLNFKWELTIGGQRISKAEFDRLVALNTPLVEINGEWVELRPQDIRAAQDFFASRKDQMALSLEDALRISTGDTQTIEKLPVVSFEASGALQDLISTLATGNENLSLIPTPKGFQGELRPYQLRGASWLAFLEKWGLGACLADDMGLGKTIQLIALLLHLQETEQLEKPVLLVCPTSVLGNWEREVKRFGPSLRVWVQHGDKRPQGPEFARTAKRYHLVITSYALVYRDEKDLKRVSWQGVVLDEAQNIKNPEAKQSQAVRQLEAQFRIALTGTPVENRLSELWSILDFLNPGYLGPRNFFQRRFGVPIERYGDTDSLKILRSLVQPFILRRLKTDRDIIQDLPEKQEMTVFCGLTADQAAIYQRLVDQSLEQIESADGIQRHGMILSLLTRLKQVCNHPALLKAIGEDERNDAEPFEIDSPADFLAGSGKLQRLTEMLEELLAEGDRTLIFTQFAEWGKQLQAYLEQQFKREVIFLYGGSSKKQREEMVDRFQNDPQGPRIFILSLKAGGVGLNLTRANHVFHYDRWWNPAVENQATDRAFRIGQTRNVQVHKFVCTGTLEERIHDLIESKKALSEQVVGTGENWLTELDTDQLRQLLLLDRSAIIDE from the coding sequence GTGCTGGAACCCAGCCTGCAAACCTCCCAGCCTCAGTCTTGCCAACTGAATCCCCTGCAAGTCTACGAATTCATTCGCTCGACCGCATGGCGCTTGCAAGACAGCGGCTTTGGCGTGGTGCTGCCGCCCAGCCTGTCGCAAGAGCAGGGCTGGGCCAATCGTCTGGGGCTGAGCGTCCGCGCTGAAGCACCCAAGGGCGGCGCGAGCATGGGGCTAAAGAGCCTGCTGAATTTCAAATGGGAACTGACCATCGGCGGACAGCGCATTTCCAAGGCAGAATTTGATCGGCTGGTGGCGCTGAACACGCCGCTGGTGGAGATCAACGGGGAATGGGTGGAACTGCGTCCGCAAGACATCCGTGCCGCCCAGGACTTTTTCGCCAGCCGCAAAGACCAGATGGCGCTGTCGCTGGAAGATGCGCTCCGCATCAGCACGGGCGACACGCAGACCATCGAAAAGCTGCCCGTCGTCAGCTTTGAAGCATCGGGTGCATTGCAAGACCTGATCAGCACCCTCGCCACGGGCAACGAAAACCTATCGCTAATTCCTACGCCGAAAGGCTTTCAGGGCGAGTTGCGGCCCTACCAGCTTCGCGGCGCGTCGTGGCTGGCATTTTTGGAAAAGTGGGGCTTGGGGGCTTGCCTTGCAGACGACATGGGCCTGGGCAAAACCATTCAGCTCATTGCTCTACTGCTGCACTTGCAGGAAACGGAACAGTTGGAAAAGCCCGTCTTGCTCGTCTGTCCAACTTCTGTGCTGGGCAACTGGGAGCGAGAAGTGAAGCGGTTTGGCCCCAGCCTGCGGGTGTGGGTGCAGCATGGCGACAAGCGGCCGCAGGGCCCAGAGTTTGCCCGCACGGCCAAGCGCTACCATCTGGTGATTACCAGCTATGCTCTGGTTTACCGCGATGAAAAAGACCTGAAGCGCGTCTCCTGGCAGGGTGTCGTGTTGGACGAGGCACAGAATATCAAAAATCCCGAAGCGAAGCAGTCTCAGGCGGTGCGCCAGCTTGAGGCCCAGTTTCGCATTGCCCTGACGGGGACTCCGGTAGAAAACCGCCTGTCAGAACTTTGGTCGATTCTGGATTTCCTCAACCCTGGCTACCTCGGCCCGCGCAACTTCTTTCAGCGGCGGTTTGGCGTGCCGATCGAGCGCTATGGCGACACGGATTCCCTGAAAATATTGCGATCGCTCGTCCAGCCCTTCATCCTGCGCCGCCTCAAAACCGACCGCGACATCATTCAAGACCTGCCCGAAAAGCAGGAAATGACCGTCTTCTGCGGCCTCACCGCCGACCAAGCCGCGATTTACCAGCGCCTGGTCGATCAATCCCTGGAGCAGATCGAATCTGCCGACGGCATTCAGCGCCACGGCATGATCCTGTCGCTGCTCACTCGGTTGAAACAAGTGTGCAACCATCCTGCATTGCTGAAGGCAATCGGGGAAGACGAGCGAAATGATGCTGAACCCTTTGAAATAGACTCACCCGCCGATTTCCTGGCGGGTTCTGGCAAGCTGCAACGGCTGACGGAAATGCTAGAGGAACTGCTGGCGGAGGGCGATCGCACGCTGATCTTTACCCAGTTTGCCGAGTGGGGCAAGCAGCTCCAGGCGTATCTAGAGCAGCAGTTTAAGCGGGAAGTTATCTTTCTCTATGGCGGCAGCTCCAAGAAGCAGCGCGAGGAAATGGTCGATCGCTTCCAGAACGATCCGCAGGGCCCGCGCATCTTCATCCTGTCGCTGAAGGCGGGCGGTGTCGGGCTAAACCTGACCCGCGCCAACCACGTTTTTCACTATGACCGCTGGTGGAACCCCGCCGTGGAAAACCAGGCCACCGACCGCGCCTTCCGCATCGGGCAAACCCGCAACGTCCAGGTTCACAAGTTCGTCTGCACGGGCACGCTGGAAGAACGCATCCACGACCTGATCGAAAGCAAAAAAGCCCTCTCGGAGCAGGTCGTCGGCACGGGCGAAAACTGGCTCACCGAACTCGACACCGACCAACTCCGACAGCTCCTCCTGCTCGATCGCAGCGCCATTATTGACGAGTAG
- a CDS encoding bluetail domain-containing putative surface protein — protein sequence MTLLKLTTAQPNQGSLVLFPQTISTGTGFSVGFDLYAYGGSGGDGVSFFLVDGNATPTQAGGFGGSLGYAPRNAEPGLVGGYLGIGFDAVGNFSTATEGRVGGRRPPLQDSVGVRGSAANSYRYLTGSRTLPISLDNPNGTRAQARRIVQIELSPAGLLSVFVDLNGDRDFNDAGEVVVDRFNVVQAGNGPVPTTFKIGFAAATGVLTNNHEIDNLTILSFNKRPLPGFSVGGANIIGGDRNDVLTGGRGNDTIDGRGGNDTLRGEAGNDTLLGGTGRDVLIGSLGADTLTGDAGADRFVFSGRNRAQALRTSLLRAPDRITDFNPTESDRIQLDFDNRLKTRELPRALLTFGAIDQPGITTLAQAVNAAYADTRPNQPGNQRLGANQALFFEFQGQTYLSVNDNRAAFRPKNDLLVEVTGIQFRPGDEQPGVLSVRNYFA from the coding sequence ATGACCCTGCTCAAACTCACTACGGCCCAACCAAACCAAGGCTCCCTCGTCCTGTTTCCCCAAACCATCAGCACCGGCACGGGCTTTTCCGTTGGCTTTGACCTCTATGCCTACGGTGGCAGCGGCGGTGATGGCGTTAGCTTTTTTCTGGTAGACGGCAACGCTACACCGACCCAGGCAGGCGGATTTGGCGGATCTCTGGGCTATGCGCCGCGAAACGCCGAGCCAGGCCTGGTGGGCGGCTATCTGGGCATTGGTTTCGATGCGGTGGGCAATTTCTCGACTGCGACGGAAGGGCGGGTGGGCGGTCGGCGGCCGCCGCTGCAAGATTCAGTCGGGGTGCGCGGCAGCGCCGCCAACAGCTATCGCTACCTCACAGGCAGCCGCACGCTCCCCATCAGCCTGGACAATCCCAACGGCACCCGCGCCCAGGCGCGGCGGATTGTGCAGATTGAGCTGTCGCCTGCGGGGCTGCTGTCGGTGTTTGTAGACCTGAATGGCGATCGCGACTTTAACGATGCAGGCGAAGTGGTGGTCGATCGGTTCAACGTGGTGCAGGCGGGCAATGGCCCCGTCCCCACGACGTTCAAAATTGGCTTTGCGGCGGCGACGGGGGTGCTGACCAACAACCACGAAATCGACAACCTCACGATTCTTTCGTTTAATAAGCGGCCGCTGCCGGGATTTTCGGTCGGTGGGGCAAATATTATCGGGGGCGATCGCAACGACGTGCTGACGGGCGGCCGCGGCAACGACACCATCGACGGGCGCGGCGGCAACGACACCCTGCGCGGCGAAGCGGGCAACGACACCTTGCTGGGCGGCACAGGGCGAGACGTGCTGATCGGCAGTCTAGGAGCCGATACGCTAACAGGGGATGCAGGAGCTGATCGCTTTGTGTTTTCGGGACGCAACCGAGCTCAGGCGCTCCGTACATCGTTGCTGCGGGCCCCTGACCGAATAACTGACTTTAACCCAACCGAGAGCGATCGCATTCAGCTTGATTTTGACAATCGGCTGAAAACGCGGGAATTGCCCAGAGCCTTGTTAACGTTTGGCGCAATCGATCAACCCGGCATCACGACGCTGGCTCAGGCCGTCAACGCTGCCTACGCCGATACGCGCCCCAACCAGCCCGGAAATCAGCGGCTTGGGGCCAATCAGGCGCTATTCTTCGAGTTCCAGGGCCAGACCTACCTCTCGGTCAATGACAACCGGGCTGCCTTCCGTCCAAAAAATGACCTACTGGTGGAGGTGACGGGCATTCAGTTTCGTCCAGGGGATGAGCAGCCAGGGGTTCTGTCTGTCAGAAACTATTTTGCATAA
- a CDS encoding glycosyltransferase family 4 protein → MSADQLKVLLLIEQCNPDLPSVPSVGYQYFRTICEQVNATLITHERNRDALERVAPDQEIFYIAESRLMRRYYHLVERLTIINKRVNWPLYNALTYLLYEEFNHRVYRLFQSDVRRGKYDIVHAITPMMPRYPVKLAQACGKTPFVLGPVNGGVPFPKGFGAIARQEFSYFNFLRGLGLLLPGYRDTYQKADRVLAGSSYTFGMLQKRFHLGDRLQLFYENGIPTEFFRPGAKQEKGDRIHLLFVGRLVPYKGADILLEALAKIKPFALSKTRLTIVGDGAERKHLQWLTQRLGLQEIVDFVGWVPHQETHRYYSRADIFCFPSIREFGGAVVLEAMAAGLPCIVADNGGIAEYMTPDTGFTIALHSRDYLVSTLAEKIQLLVEDEALRSRFSQNAIAHARQFEWEHKAEQIVALYQDVLAERRVFSPAEALI, encoded by the coding sequence ATGTCAGCGGATCAACTCAAGGTCTTGCTATTGATTGAGCAGTGCAATCCTGATTTACCGTCTGTGCCCAGCGTTGGCTATCAGTATTTCAGAACGATTTGTGAACAGGTTAATGCAACCTTGATCACGCATGAACGGAATCGAGATGCGCTGGAGCGAGTTGCGCCCGATCAAGAAATTTTCTATATTGCTGAAAGCCGTTTGATGCGGCGATATTATCACCTGGTTGAGCGCCTGACGATTATCAATAAACGGGTGAATTGGCCGCTTTATAATGCGCTGACCTACTTGCTATATGAAGAGTTTAATCATCGGGTTTATCGCCTGTTTCAATCGGATGTGCGGCGCGGAAAATACGACATTGTTCACGCGATTACGCCGATGATGCCGCGCTATCCGGTGAAGCTGGCGCAAGCCTGTGGCAAAACACCGTTTGTCTTGGGGCCCGTGAATGGCGGTGTGCCTTTTCCCAAAGGGTTTGGGGCGATCGCCCGTCAAGAATTCTCTTACTTCAACTTCCTGCGGGGACTGGGGCTGCTGCTGCCGGGATATCGCGACACCTATCAAAAAGCAGATCGCGTTTTAGCCGGATCTTCTTATACGTTTGGAATGCTGCAAAAGCGCTTTCATTTGGGCGATCGCCTCCAGCTATTTTACGAAAATGGCATTCCCACGGAGTTCTTTAGGCCGGGTGCAAAACAAGAGAAGGGCGATCGCATTCATCTACTTTTTGTTGGTCGGCTAGTGCCCTATAAAGGAGCAGACATTCTGTTAGAAGCACTGGCAAAAATCAAGCCATTTGCCCTATCCAAAACTCGATTGACGATTGTTGGCGATGGGGCAGAACGTAAGCATTTACAATGGCTAACTCAGCGATTGGGGCTACAAGAAATTGTGGACTTTGTAGGCTGGGTTCCCCATCAGGAAACGCATCGCTATTACAGCCGGGCAGACATTTTCTGCTTTCCGTCGATTCGCGAGTTTGGTGGGGCGGTGGTGCTGGAGGCGATGGCGGCGGGGCTGCCCTGCATCGTCGCGGACAACGGCGGCATCGCGGAATACATGACCCCCGACACGGGTTTCACTATTGCGCTACATTCCCGCGACTATCTCGTGTCTACGCTGGCGGAAAAAATTCAACTGCTCGTGGAAGATGAGGCGCTGCGATCGCGCTTCTCGCAAAATGCGATCGCCCATGCCCGCCAGTTTGAGTGGGAACACAAGGCCGAGCAAATTGTAGCGCTCTATCAGGATGTGCTGGCAGAACGTCGGGTGTTCTCGCCTGCGGAAGCGCTGATCTAG